One Pyrococcus furiosus DSM 3638 genomic region harbors:
- a CDS encoding FumA C-terminus/TtdB family hydratase beta subunit, whose amino-acid sequence MAVRLKTPLTWEDIRDLEIGDRVLLSGIVYTARDLAHRRFLEEGFPFNPEGAVIYHCGPLIKNGIVVSAGPTTSARMEKYLDFLFNRGVRGVIGKGGMNHEKFKGRAVYFSYPGGAGSLAREFIVKVRDVYWEDLGMTDAVWELEVRDMPLLVSIDSKGRSLYRKN is encoded by the coding sequence ATGGCAGTAAGGCTAAAAACTCCCTTAACCTGGGAAGATATTAGGGATTTGGAAATTGGAGATAGAGTTCTTCTTTCTGGAATCGTTTACACTGCTAGGGATCTAGCTCATAGGAGATTTCTTGAAGAAGGCTTCCCTTTCAACCCTGAAGGTGCCGTGATATATCATTGCGGCCCTTTAATTAAAAATGGCATTGTAGTTTCGGCAGGCCCAACCACAAGTGCTAGGATGGAAAAGTACCTAGATTTCCTATTCAATCGCGGAGTTAGAGGGGTGATAGGGAAAGGGGGCATGAATCATGAGAAATTTAAAGGTAGGGCAGTGTACTTTTCTTACCCAGGAGGAGCTGGTAGCTTAGCTAGGGAATTTATAGTTAAGGTGAGAGACGTCTATTGGGAAGATTTGGGAATGACTGATGCAGTTTGGGAATTAGAAGTGAGAGACATGCCTCTACTAGTCTCTATAGATTCAAAGGGAAGATCCCTATACAGAAAAAATTAA
- a CDS encoding fumarate hydratase, translated as MIKVEDIVEALKLAVTNLPEDVALALKNAYEREDYEIAKYNLEIMLRAVKTSKKEKVPLCQDTGTPIFFVETDGTWNVKEIYETIAEAVKRATDEIPLRPNAICLLSGKVVGNVPEIHIEPGKRNRISILIKGGGSENCSALFPLTPGDWFEGVKKKIIDHIRSCGGKPCPPIIVGIGIASPAERAITLAKKSLFRKIGERHEKLGWLEEEILEEINFLDIGPMGLGGKTTALDVKIEVGERHPASFIVGIAIQCWAHRRAFIEEKEDGEVVIWQ; from the coding sequence TTGATCAAAGTGGAGGACATAGTGGAAGCCCTTAAGCTCGCAGTTACAAACCTTCCTGAGGATGTAGCTTTGGCACTAAAGAATGCCTATGAAAGGGAAGACTACGAAATAGCAAAATATAACCTAGAAATAATGCTTAGAGCTGTAAAAACATCGAAAAAAGAAAAGGTTCCTCTCTGTCAAGATACTGGAACTCCGATCTTCTTTGTTGAAACAGATGGAACTTGGAACGTTAAGGAGATCTATGAAACTATAGCTGAAGCTGTAAAAAGGGCGACAGATGAAATACCTCTAAGACCAAATGCAATTTGTCTCCTTTCGGGAAAAGTTGTGGGAAATGTGCCAGAAATTCATATTGAACCTGGGAAAAGAAACAGAATTAGCATACTCATTAAAGGAGGTGGAAGTGAAAATTGCTCTGCACTATTTCCTTTAACCCCCGGGGACTGGTTTGAAGGAGTAAAGAAGAAAATTATTGATCACATTAGATCGTGTGGCGGAAAGCCTTGCCCTCCTATAATTGTTGGCATTGGAATTGCAAGTCCTGCTGAAAGAGCTATAACTTTGGCCAAGAAATCGCTCTTCAGAAAAATTGGCGAGAGGCATGAAAAGTTAGGATGGCTGGAAGAGGAAATTCTGGAGGAGATAAACTTCTTGGATATAGGTCCCATGGGATTGGGAGGGAAGACAACGGCATTAGATGTGAAAATTGAAGTGGGAGAAAGACACCCTGCGAGTTTTATAGTTGGGATTGCCATCCAATGTTGGGCACATAGAAGGGCATTTATTGAAGAGAAAGAAGATGGGGAGGTCGTGATATGGCAGTAA
- a CDS encoding TIGR04140 family protein, with product MIIKTAVPPQELLEIAKKRNINVGINVINVERRKILVLYVVEIEGEVEKFLEELSKARAGG from the coding sequence ATGATAATTAAGACAGCTGTTCCTCCTCAAGAACTCTTGGAAATTGCCAAGAAAAGAAACATAAATGTTGGAATAAATGTGATTAACGTAGAGAGGAGAAAAATTTTAGTTCTATATGTTGTGGAAATTGAAGGGGAAGTTGAGAAGTTCTTAGAAGAGTTAAGCAAAGCTAGGGCGGGGGGATAG
- a CDS encoding YbjQ family protein, producing the protein MVNIMDEIIVVTTPTIPGYKIIEVKGIARGGIVMATHLGRDILALLRNIKGGEVKEYTQMMAEAREEALRRMIEHAKKLGANAVVNFRFATSNVGGGMAEVYAYGTAVVVEREK; encoded by the coding sequence ATGGTGAACATAATGGATGAGATTATTGTTGTAACAACCCCCACAATCCCAGGATACAAGATCATCGAAGTGAAAGGAATAGCTAGGGGCGGAATTGTTATGGCCACTCACTTGGGAAGGGACATATTGGCACTCCTCAGAAACATAAAGGGAGGGGAAGTAAAAGAGTACACACAAATGATGGCAGAAGCTAGAGAGGAAGCTCTAAGAAGAATGATTGAGCACGCAAAAAAGTTGGGAGCAAATGCAGTAGTTAACTTTAGATTCGCAACTTCAAATGTTGGCGGAGGAATGGCTGAAGTTTATGCATATGGCACAGCAGTTGTAGTTGAGAGGGAGAAATAA
- a CDS encoding YhfC family glutamic-type intramembrane protease encodes MNPAPFLLLGGALAWLTLYLLGGRKVKAGEFILGAIIFPLSITLQNIVQQLPLLWVGIRPDITSLGTSEIIAISIWMGLIAGIFQELFKYIFVRGKSAGYAFSVGLGFAISEVIFITALVTLSAKGGTPSQPFATNLLSLAERYLVVLFHVGTAIMLTQGTRKVLIEVIGLHALIDSMAAYYQLMSAVYIKTNKIYMIPRILLLTEIVLAVITVIVLIASLPKISQVKEEKEEVIW; translated from the coding sequence ATGAATCCAGCACCTTTTCTTCTCCTCGGGGGAGCATTAGCCTGGCTAACCTTATATCTCCTGGGAGGAAGAAAAGTCAAAGCAGGAGAGTTCATCTTAGGAGCAATTATCTTTCCATTATCTATAACTCTCCAGAACATAGTTCAGCAACTTCCCCTTTTGTGGGTGGGTATAAGGCCAGATATAACAAGTCTGGGAACTTCGGAGATAATCGCCATAAGCATATGGATGGGCCTTATAGCGGGAATCTTTCAAGAACTTTTTAAATACATATTTGTTAGAGGGAAGAGTGCTGGTTATGCATTTTCCGTAGGTCTCGGATTTGCGATAAGCGAGGTAATCTTCATAACTGCCCTTGTTACTCTCTCCGCTAAAGGAGGGACACCTTCCCAACCTTTTGCGACAAATCTCCTTTCCCTAGCGGAAAGATATCTTGTCGTTCTTTTCCACGTAGGAACAGCAATTATGTTAACCCAGGGCACAAGAAAAGTCTTAATTGAAGTCATTGGATTGCATGCCCTAATTGATTCAATGGCCGCCTATTACCAATTAATGTCCGCAGTATACATTAAAACAAACAAAATTTACATGATCCCAAGGATTCTTCTTCTGACGGAAATAGTTCTAGCCGTAATAACAGTTATTGTCTTAATAGCTTCACTTCCAAAAATATCTCAAGTAAAGGAAGAAAAAGAAGAAGTCATTTGGTAA
- a CDS encoding TIGR00269 family protein, whose amino-acid sequence MKCSKCGREAIYFARYEGRYYCHKHFNELVEGKVKRTIRKYRMIKRGEKVGVAVSGGKDSVVLMHILAKLRKKFPFELVAITIDEGIKGYRDKSVEVARKNAELLGVEHHIYRFKDFIGFTLDETVEIMGPREERVGACSYCGVWRRWLLNKAAEELGVDKLALGLNLDDEVQVFLMNLMRGDVARLGRTGPYYEVIHEGLVPRIKPLREVPEKEIVLYAVLNNIEVDLSECPYATEAFRAEIRDWLNEMEEKHPGTKYQLLRSYDKIFPLLAKTYAKEVKLNRCKICGQPTSGEICKACQFRLQVKEKSENLKFSLTK is encoded by the coding sequence ATGAAGTGTTCAAAGTGTGGAAGAGAGGCCATATATTTTGCCCGATACGAGGGTAGATACTACTGCCACAAGCACTTCAATGAGCTAGTGGAGGGAAAGGTAAAGAGAACTATAAGAAAGTACAGGATGATAAAAAGAGGGGAAAAAGTTGGAGTTGCGGTGAGCGGAGGAAAGGACAGCGTAGTTCTTATGCACATTTTGGCAAAGCTAAGGAAAAAGTTTCCCTTTGAGCTGGTTGCAATAACAATTGATGAGGGGATTAAAGGGTATAGAGATAAAAGTGTTGAAGTTGCTCGAAAAAATGCAGAACTTTTAGGAGTGGAGCATCACATTTACAGGTTTAAGGATTTTATTGGCTTCACATTAGATGAAACTGTGGAAATTATGGGGCCTAGAGAAGAGAGAGTGGGCGCCTGTTCTTATTGTGGAGTATGGAGACGATGGTTGCTCAACAAGGCAGCTGAGGAATTGGGAGTTGATAAGCTTGCCTTAGGACTTAACTTGGACGATGAAGTTCAAGTATTTTTAATGAATTTGATGAGGGGAGATGTGGCAAGATTAGGAAGAACTGGTCCTTACTATGAGGTAATTCATGAAGGGTTAGTTCCTAGAATAAAACCTCTCAGGGAGGTTCCCGAGAAAGAAATCGTTCTCTATGCAGTTTTAAACAACATTGAAGTGGATTTAAGTGAGTGTCCTTATGCAACTGAAGCATTTAGGGCTGAAATTAGAGATTGGCTCAATGAAATGGAGGAGAAGCATCCTGGGACTAAATATCAGCTGTTGAGGAGCTACGACAAAATATTCCCCCTCTTAGCAAAAACATATGCCAAGGAAGTAAAACTAAATCGCTGTAAGATTTGTGGCCAGCCCACAAGTGGAGAAATATGTAAAGCTTGCCAGTTCAGGCTTCAAGTAAAAGAGAAATCAGAGAACCTAAAATTCAGCCTTACCAAATGA
- a CDS encoding potassium channel family protein, with protein sequence MCEYTYPNGQKCKRKPLKGSKYCSLHIPFEEGELLYGDKIREIKKRAFERTLERGVKTFEGVKLYDVVILSKKIENPIIFKNSEIKRLIIGNSQLSSLTIINSKVDSIILANSKISSLYINKVDGYGVSICSAEFTSAILIRNSEIKYILINSTRYERKEVTAEETFGEAGRIAGRIEISNIKGVRRIAINSRYPLLEIIEKELGVKFDTKKKEYVRASILNIRNIGFDENPRFKRQIRVYINRFSGQLLIENSTVPGHVSIVNSRVKYPEFVHTTVLNNLIMRNSKFYSDENWNLSYLPNLLAELQVLGFIVIENSEFNNPYLAEVFYRIARTTWEASGDKEKADEYYYLEMLARRNRVLSHYKRGPKTVKKIFRLTEVFFEWMFADLTCKYGTDWKRPVFLWLGLVIFGFPILYAVTQSIEPLNSPLDYVYFSIVTATTLGYGDIHPTGVGKAIASAEAIFGMFMWAVFLTVFARKYMR encoded by the coding sequence GTGTGTGAATATACTTATCCAAATGGGCAAAAATGCAAAAGAAAACCTCTAAAAGGTTCAAAATATTGCTCTCTCCACATACCTTTCGAAGAGGGAGAGCTTCTCTATGGAGATAAAATTAGAGAGATAAAAAAGAGAGCCTTTGAGAGAACCCTTGAAAGGGGAGTTAAAACGTTTGAAGGGGTAAAACTATACGATGTTGTAATCTTAAGCAAGAAGATTGAAAACCCCATAATTTTCAAAAATTCAGAAATAAAACGGCTTATAATTGGGAATTCACAGCTTTCAAGCTTAACAATAATAAACTCCAAAGTAGACTCGATAATTTTGGCAAATTCCAAGATTAGCTCCCTATACATAAACAAGGTTGACGGGTATGGAGTGAGTATCTGCTCAGCAGAATTTACGTCAGCAATACTGATTAGGAATTCTGAAATTAAATACATCCTCATAAACTCAACGAGATATGAAAGAAAGGAGGTAACAGCAGAAGAAACCTTTGGAGAAGCTGGGAGAATCGCAGGAAGGATAGAAATTTCAAACATAAAAGGGGTGAGGAGAATAGCCATTAACTCAAGATACCCTCTACTAGAAATTATTGAAAAAGAGCTAGGAGTTAAGTTTGATACAAAAAAGAAGGAATATGTGAGAGCTAGTATCTTGAACATAAGAAACATAGGGTTTGATGAAAATCCCAGGTTCAAAAGACAAATTAGAGTGTATATTAACAGGTTCTCTGGACAACTACTTATAGAAAACTCTACAGTTCCTGGCCATGTATCAATAGTCAACAGTAGAGTTAAATATCCAGAATTCGTCCATACAACAGTTTTAAACAACTTAATCATGAGGAACTCAAAGTTTTACAGCGATGAGAATTGGAATCTAAGTTATCTCCCTAATTTATTAGCCGAACTCCAGGTTTTAGGATTTATAGTAATTGAAAACTCGGAATTTAACAATCCCTATCTAGCAGAGGTCTTCTACAGAATAGCAAGAACTACCTGGGAAGCCAGCGGAGATAAGGAGAAGGCGGATGAGTACTATTACCTAGAGATGCTTGCAAGGAGAAACAGAGTCCTCTCCCACTATAAGAGAGGTCCAAAAACAGTGAAGAAGATTTTCAGACTCACGGAAGTTTTCTTCGAATGGATGTTTGCGGACTTAACTTGTAAATATGGAACAGACTGGAAAAGACCCGTATTTTTGTGGTTAGGGCTAGTTATCTTTGGCTTTCCCATACTTTATGCGGTAACACAGAGCATAGAACCTTTGAATTCCCCTCTTGATTATGTATACTTTAGCATAGTTACTGCAACAACACTTGGCTATGGGGATATTCATCCCACAGGAGTTGGAAAGGCAATTGCATCTGCTGAGGCAATATTTGGCATGTTCATGTGGGCAGTGTTCCTTACAGTATTTGCAAGAAAATACATGAGGTGA
- a CDS encoding ATP-NAD kinase family protein, translated as MIGLIVNPIAGMGGRVALKGTDGVVEEAIKRGATPVTPNLVRLFLQELANYDIKVKFLTGPGPLGEDFLKEFNFPYEVIKHREISWREIEGVKIPDTTREDTKYLAKQMISKVKIIVFAGGDGTARDIVEVVGKSIPILGIPSGVKMYSSVFATSPEDAAKVLVEFLKNSAKLEEREVLDLDEEAYRRDELKVKLYGYAVVPVVETLVQGSKEATKVDEKEELEALAEAVAEDILSEDGIYFLGAGSTIMRIKDKLGIDGTLLGVDIVEVKDGKAKLLVKDASEKDLLKFIDRNPKVVVTVVGGLNFLFGRGNQQFSPNVLKKIPKENIIVVATPSKISEGFVRVYTGDKDVDKKFKGFIKIRVSPWMEKLIRVL; from the coding sequence ATGATAGGGCTAATAGTCAATCCCATTGCAGGAATGGGGGGTAGAGTTGCTTTAAAAGGAACTGATGGAGTTGTTGAGGAAGCAATCAAAAGAGGTGCTACACCCGTCACTCCTAATCTTGTTAGGTTATTCCTTCAAGAGCTTGCCAACTATGATATAAAAGTGAAATTTCTAACTGGCCCAGGCCCCCTGGGAGAAGATTTCCTAAAAGAATTTAATTTTCCATATGAAGTAATTAAGCACAGAGAGATCTCATGGAGGGAAATAGAAGGAGTCAAAATTCCGGATACTACGAGAGAAGATACAAAATATCTAGCGAAACAGATGATTAGTAAGGTCAAAATTATTGTTTTTGCTGGGGGAGATGGAACCGCTAGAGATATTGTTGAAGTAGTAGGAAAATCGATTCCGATTTTAGGAATACCGAGTGGAGTAAAGATGTATTCAAGTGTGTTTGCAACATCTCCTGAGGATGCTGCGAAGGTATTAGTTGAGTTCCTAAAGAATAGTGCAAAATTGGAGGAGAGAGAAGTACTTGATCTTGATGAAGAAGCATATAGAAGGGACGAACTGAAAGTGAAGCTCTATGGATATGCCGTAGTTCCAGTCGTAGAAACACTCGTACAAGGAAGCAAAGAAGCAACAAAAGTTGACGAAAAAGAGGAGTTAGAAGCATTAGCAGAGGCTGTAGCAGAGGATATACTCTCAGAAGATGGAATATACTTCCTTGGTGCAGGTTCCACTATAATGAGGATAAAAGATAAGTTAGGAATTGATGGGACATTACTGGGTGTTGATATCGTTGAAGTTAAAGATGGAAAGGCCAAGTTATTAGTTAAGGATGCAAGTGAGAAAGATTTGCTAAAGTTTATAGACAGAAATCCCAAAGTTGTTGTAACAGTTGTAGGTGGTCTAAACTTTTTATTTGGAAGGGGTAATCAGCAGTTCTCCCCTAACGTATTGAAGAAGATCCCGAAGGAAAACATCATAGTTGTGGCAACACCTTCAAAAATAAGCGAAGGTTTCGTTAGGGTATACACTGGAGACAAAGATGTTGACAAAAAATTCAAGGGTTTCATAAAAATCAGAGTATCTCCATGGATGGAAAAGTTAATTAGAGTGTTATGA
- a CDS encoding cell wall-binding repeat-containing protein produces MRGVLSLLVVAMLVLSMGVVPGVTAATSTTAEYSSVVILVSDNEADVTLAEKIAEVLNASVVVTKWGVYEENVTAEITSLDPDLVIIIGGPRAVVKAYEEDLEALGITYIRAWGNTRVETAVDAVNKISQMFPGFEKKVRVAIVHGWDLAGIIHLRGKKFMIPIFIKDSNVSITIINKFNGVEIIKNRQHEKIMEKIKEKIRERVKNVTEEVIENITQNIAERAINLAEERVNLAEELVNNMTQQNVTIPGVIPLLENAKRHLEEAKKAYEEGYYGRAYGLAVASKNIAEVVIRRVSEKFDEKFAKDIAFKLRVRVRVLEMVALRLQAKGANVTEILDKIEQAKEALKNKDIDTARQLIAEIEKELRMKIREMIVTKKLRKKVKKNEV; encoded by the coding sequence ATGAGAGGTGTGCTAAGTCTGTTGGTAGTAGCAATGTTGGTTTTAAGTATGGGTGTAGTGCCAGGAGTTACAGCAGCTACATCAACAACTGCAGAATACAGTTCAGTAGTAATACTTGTAAGTGACAACGAGGCAGATGTAACATTAGCCGAAAAGATAGCCGAGGTACTTAATGCATCTGTAGTTGTTACCAAGTGGGGGGTCTATGAGGAGAACGTTACAGCAGAGATAACATCACTAGATCCAGATCTAGTAATAATAATAGGAGGTCCAAGAGCTGTAGTGAAGGCTTACGAGGAAGACCTTGAAGCTTTGGGAATAACATACATAAGAGCCTGGGGCAACACTAGAGTCGAAACTGCAGTTGATGCAGTAAACAAGATTTCACAAATGTTCCCAGGGTTTGAAAAGAAGGTAAGAGTGGCAATAGTGCATGGATGGGACTTAGCAGGGATAATCCACCTTAGAGGAAAGAAGTTCATGATTCCAATATTCATAAAGGACTCAAATGTCAGCATAACAATAATTAACAAATTCAACGGTGTTGAGATAATAAAGAACAGACAACACGAGAAAATAATGGAAAAAATTAAAGAAAAAATCCGCGAGAGAGTGAAAAATGTAACAGAAGAAGTTATTGAGAACATAACCCAAAATATTGCTGAGAGAGCAATAAACCTTGCAGAAGAAAGGGTAAACTTAGCTGAAGAATTAGTAAACAATATGACACAACAAAACGTAACAATTCCTGGAGTCATTCCACTACTAGAGAACGCTAAGAGACACTTAGAAGAAGCCAAGAAGGCATATGAAGAAGGCTACTACGGAAGAGCTTATGGACTTGCAGTTGCATCAAAGAACATAGCTGAAGTAGTCATAAGGAGAGTTAGCGAAAAGTTTGATGAAAAGTTTGCAAAGGACATAGCATTCAAACTTAGAGTTAGGGTAAGAGTGCTCGAAATGGTAGCCCTAAGACTACAAGCCAAAGGAGCCAACGTTACAGAGATATTAGATAAGATCGAACAGGCAAAAGAGGCACTGAAGAACAAGGACATCGATACAGCCAGACAACTTATAGCAGAAATAGAAAAAGAGTTAAGAATGAAGATTAGGGAAATGATTGTCACAAAAAAGCTGAGAAAAAAGGTGAAGAAGAATGAAGTTTAA
- a CDS encoding cell wall-binding repeat-containing protein: MKFKPLTLLLLSFIITSTIPGEVASQVHGIVILVSDNEADLTLAEKVAEVLNAELVVTPWGLYNESVVEDILEKNPSFVMIIGGPKAVVPEYEKVLESLGVPRTRIWGETRVETSKAVVQYLLKDYPDIFKRVNIVIIHGWDLPGIVKAKKMKYSIPIFVSQNTTEIPKIPSSKITIIESPYSMAIMARFRKYLQNATYIEVEITPAIANEAIKRAEITIIRAEKILGEPNPELPSPVNLLDQAKRLLGMAKIQFERGNYQKAYILSLQAKLLAEKVILLANISPKSPGIEIQVELRMLQIVTSRLEKLGYDVSEVKDLLNKAQEALKAGRIAEAIQYINKAKKKLREIRTKQWRGR; this comes from the coding sequence ATGAAGTTTAAGCCTTTAACTCTCCTCCTTTTATCTTTCATTATAACGTCAACAATTCCAGGAGAAGTCGCTTCTCAAGTTCATGGGATAGTTATCCTAGTTAGCGACAATGAAGCAGACTTAACTCTTGCAGAAAAAGTTGCAGAGGTTTTAAATGCGGAATTAGTTGTAACGCCTTGGGGATTATACAATGAAAGCGTTGTGGAGGATATTTTAGAAAAAAATCCTTCCTTTGTTATGATAATTGGAGGACCAAAGGCCGTTGTTCCAGAATATGAAAAAGTACTTGAAAGTTTAGGGGTTCCAAGGACCAGAATTTGGGGTGAAACAAGAGTTGAAACTTCAAAGGCAGTAGTTCAATATCTTTTAAAAGATTATCCAGACATATTCAAGAGAGTTAATATAGTTATAATCCATGGGTGGGACCTGCCTGGAATAGTAAAGGCCAAAAAAATGAAATACTCTATTCCAATATTTGTATCACAAAATACAACTGAGATACCCAAGATTCCCTCCAGTAAAATTACAATCATTGAAAGCCCATATTCAATGGCGATTATGGCGAGATTTAGAAAATATCTACAAAATGCCACGTATATTGAAGTAGAGATAACTCCAGCCATTGCAAATGAGGCAATAAAGAGAGCAGAAATAACAATAATAAGAGCGGAAAAGATATTAGGAGAACCAAACCCAGAACTTCCGTCTCCCGTGAATCTTCTCGATCAAGCAAAAAGACTGCTAGGAATGGCAAAAATACAGTTTGAAAGAGGCAACTATCAAAAAGCGTACATTCTCTCTCTTCAGGCCAAACTGTTAGCAGAGAAGGTGATTTTGCTAGCCAACATATCTCCAAAATCTCCCGGAATTGAAATCCAGGTGGAACTAAGAATGCTGCAAATTGTAACATCTAGATTAGAAAAGCTTGGATACGACGTTAGTGAAGTAAAAGACCTCCTTAACAAAGCTCAAGAAGCCCTAAAAGCTGGTAGAATAGCTGAGGCAATCCAATACATAAACAAAGCTAAGAAAAAGCTAAGGGAAATTAGAACAAAACAATGGAGAGGAAGATAG
- a CDS encoding OBG GTPase family GTP-binding protein, translating into MPTNVTAEYLAAEEEYRNAKTIPEKIRALEKMYALVPKHKGTEKLRLQIKRKLAELRKELEKQRQQRKGGGYSLAVKKEGAAQIVLVGLPNVGKSELLKALTGVDVESADYPFTTTEPVPAMLNYKDVQIQLVEVPGLIEGAALGKGMGPQLLAVVRNADAIAIVVDLSEDPVRQMNILLQEFERAGIKVNKKKPKVEIRKTPSGGIVINGIENIKGDIDEVMKMLREEKIHSAEITVMEPVTLEEFADALDDSLVWKKAIIIANKGDAPGSRANYEKLVKAFGERFKIIPVSAKKRINLEAVKEAIYEIADIIRVFTKSPGEEPAYPPIALRKGATVQDVAERIHKDLVKNFKYARVWGKSVKFPGQRVGLDHVLEDGDIVEIHAR; encoded by the coding sequence ATGCCAACGAACGTTACTGCTGAATATCTAGCAGCGGAAGAGGAATATAGGAATGCCAAGACTATTCCAGAGAAGATTCGGGCACTTGAGAAAATGTATGCCTTAGTTCCAAAGCATAAAGGAACAGAAAAGCTTAGATTACAAATTAAACGAAAACTTGCAGAGCTTAGGAAAGAGCTAGAAAAGCAGAGACAGCAGAGAAAGGGTGGAGGTTATTCTTTAGCTGTAAAAAAGGAGGGAGCGGCTCAAATAGTGTTGGTTGGATTGCCGAATGTAGGCAAGTCTGAACTTTTAAAGGCCCTAACGGGAGTCGATGTTGAGAGTGCTGATTATCCCTTCACAACAACTGAGCCTGTTCCAGCAATGTTGAATTATAAAGATGTTCAAATTCAGTTGGTAGAAGTCCCTGGGCTAATTGAGGGGGCTGCCCTTGGTAAAGGAATGGGGCCTCAGCTTCTTGCAGTTGTTAGAAATGCCGATGCTATCGCCATTGTTGTGGATTTGAGCGAAGATCCAGTTCGTCAGATGAATATTCTCCTTCAAGAATTTGAAAGGGCGGGAATTAAGGTCAACAAAAAGAAGCCAAAAGTTGAAATAAGGAAAACTCCAAGCGGTGGAATTGTGATTAATGGAATTGAGAACATTAAGGGAGATATTGATGAAGTCATGAAGATGTTAAGAGAGGAAAAGATACACTCTGCGGAGATAACAGTTATGGAACCAGTTACTCTTGAGGAGTTTGCTGATGCCTTAGATGATAGTCTTGTGTGGAAGAAGGCGATTATAATAGCAAACAAGGGAGATGCCCCTGGGAGCAGAGCAAATTACGAAAAATTAGTGAAAGCATTTGGAGAAAGGTTTAAAATAATTCCAGTTTCCGCCAAGAAGAGAATAAACTTGGAGGCGGTGAAGGAGGCCATATATGAAATTGCAGATATAATTAGGGTGTTCACAAAAAGCCCAGGGGAAGAGCCAGCTTATCCACCCATTGCTTTGAGAAAAGGTGCAACAGTCCAGGATGTTGCTGAGAGGATTCATAAAGATTTAGTGAAAAACTTCAAATACGCGAGAGTGTGGGGGAAGAGTGTAAAGTTCCCAGGGCAGAGGGTTGGATTAGACCATGTTTTGGAAGATGGGGATATAGTGGAAATTCACGCGAGATAA
- a CDS encoding metal-dependent hydrolase, with the protein MVKVTFLGHAAFYIEGSKKILIDPFLSGNPVASAKPDDFKSVDLILVTHAHGDHLGDVGTIAKRTGAKVVAMYDLANYIAEKYKGVETIGMNYGPTKVDEVEIVQVPAWHSSSDGKYSIGNACGYIVKLDGVTIYHAGDTYVFKDMELFAELYGPIDVALLPIGGHFTMGVREAAKAVELLKPRHVIPMHYNTWPPIAADPEEFKKLVGEKAKVVILKPGESLEL; encoded by the coding sequence ATGGTGAAAGTAACATTTCTCGGACACGCAGCTTTCTACATAGAGGGAAGCAAAAAAATCCTAATAGACCCATTCCTAAGCGGAAATCCAGTCGCAAGCGCTAAGCCAGACGACTTTAAGAGTGTAGACCTAATTTTAGTCACCCACGCCCATGGAGACCACCTCGGAGATGTCGGAACTATAGCTAAGAGAACAGGAGCAAAGGTTGTTGCAATGTATGATCTGGCAAACTACATAGCAGAGAAGTACAAGGGAGTTGAGACAATAGGGATGAACTATGGACCCACTAAGGTCGATGAAGTGGAGATAGTTCAAGTTCCTGCTTGGCATTCAAGTAGCGATGGAAAGTACAGCATAGGAAACGCCTGTGGGTACATAGTGAAGCTCGACGGAGTAACAATATACCACGCTGGAGATACCTACGTATTCAAAGACATGGAGTTATTTGCAGAGCTATATGGCCCAATTGACGTTGCTCTACTTCCAATAGGTGGTCACTTCACAATGGGTGTTAGAGAAGCAGCAAAAGCTGTTGAACTCCTAAAGCCAAGACATGTCATCCCAATGCATTACAACACCTGGCCACCTATTGCTGCTGATCCAGAAGAGTTCAAGAAGTTGGTAGGAGAAAAAGCAAAGGTTGTCATTCTAAAACCAGGGGAATCTTTAGAGCTCTAA
- a CDS encoding DUF167 domain-containing protein → MLRETSEGVILSVIVAPNARETKIVGIDGTRGRVKVNVAAPPVKGKANKELMKFFKKLFGAEVVIVRGETSREKDLLIKGITKKEVIEKLEL, encoded by the coding sequence ATGCTTAGAGAAACTTCAGAAGGAGTAATTTTATCAGTCATAGTAGCTCCCAACGCTAGAGAAACAAAAATTGTTGGTATAGATGGAACTAGGGGTAGAGTGAAAGTAAATGTAGCGGCACCACCAGTAAAAGGAAAAGCAAACAAGGAGTTAATGAAGTTCTTCAAAAAACTTTTCGGGGCAGAAGTTGTTATAGTAAGAGGTGAAACCTCTAGAGAGAAAGATCTCCTTATAAAAGGAATTACGAAGAAAGAAGTGATAGAGAAATTAGAGCTCTAA